TCTTCGCCGGCGCCTGCGCGAACTCCTTCTCGAACCGCGACAGGAGGAAGTTCCACCCTGTTTCGTGCTTGCGGCCGCGCTCGTCGTCGGGCAGGCCGCGGTGGACGATCGTCAGGTTTGTGCCGCCGTCGCATGGCTCGAAGGTCACCGAAACGGTCGTCTCGATCCCATGCGTGTATTCGGACATCCACGTGTGCTCGACGGACCTCGGCCGATCGACGGCGACAAACCTTCCGAAATGGCCGAGGAGCTCCCCCGGCAACGTGAGGGGCATCACCCCCGTGTGCTCCTGCGCCGCCTTCTGCTCCATTCCGAAGTAGAACATCCCGTCGACGGCGAGATTCATCAGCGCCTTCCGGGCGTCGTGCCACGGTCCGCCGGGGAACGCCGGGTCGAACCACACGTCGAACACTTCATCGACGGGACCGGGAATGAGTCGCGAGATCGTCAGGTCCATGCGCTTCATTTTCGTTTCCTCTTTTCCTC
This portion of the Candidatus Polarisedimenticolaceae bacterium genome encodes:
- a CDS encoding SRPBCC domain-containing protein, which produces MKRMDLTISRLIPGPVDEVFDVWFDPAFPGGPWHDARKALMNLAVDGMFYFGMEQKAAQEHTGVMPLTLPGELLGHFGRFVAVDRPRSVEHTWMSEYTHGIETTVSVTFEPCDGGTNLTIVHRGLPDDERGRKHETGWNFLLSRFEKEFAQAPAKSASRKP